A window from Micromonospora terminaliae encodes these proteins:
- a CDS encoding potassium transporter TrkA has translation MNIERTTLPGIGVRHIFTTGQGRRIGIVEYQAGDRRDVVHDDPDDPDGMISLTLTRAEANALAALLGFPEMVAVRA, from the coding sequence GTGAACATCGAACGCACGACGCTGCCGGGCATCGGCGTCCGGCACATCTTCACCACCGGACAGGGCCGCCGGATCGGCATCGTGGAGTATCAGGCGGGCGACCGCCGGGACGTCGTCCACGACGACCCGGACGACCCCGACGGCATGATCAGCCTCACCCTGACCCGCGCCGAGGCGAACGCCCTGGCCGCCCTGCTCGGCTTCCCGGAGATGGTCGCCGTCCGGGCCTGA
- a CDS encoding glycosyltransferase family 2 protein: protein MRLSVVVPCFNEEASVERLHRRVTAALAELPDVDVEVVYVDDGSADGTLAALRRLAAGDPSVRYTSLSRNFGKEAAMLAGLERATGDAVVIMDADLQHPPRLLPEMVALYRQGFDQVIARRDRHGDRFLRMLASRSFYRVVNWWIDVRLLDGAGDFRLLSRLAVDAVLAMPEYNRFSKGLFSWIGFRTVVVAHRNETRHAGRSRWTFGKLFNYAFDGLLSFNNRPLRLAIYGGLFLTLIALGYMAWVVADAVEKGIDVPGYTTIIVSVIGLGGIQMMILGVIGEYIGRIYYETKRRPHYLIQETEKAGGERAPTLSPRP from the coding sequence GTGCGGCTGTCGGTGGTGGTGCCCTGCTTCAACGAGGAGGCGTCGGTGGAGCGGCTGCACCGGCGGGTGACCGCCGCGCTGGCCGAACTGCCCGACGTCGACGTCGAGGTGGTGTACGTCGACGACGGGAGCGCGGACGGCACCCTCGCGGCGCTGCGAAGGCTGGCCGCCGGCGATCCGTCGGTGCGGTACACGTCGCTGAGCCGGAACTTCGGCAAGGAGGCGGCGATGCTGGCCGGCCTGGAACGCGCCACCGGGGACGCCGTGGTCATCATGGACGCCGACCTGCAGCACCCGCCGCGATTGCTGCCGGAGATGGTGGCGCTGTACCGCCAGGGGTTCGACCAGGTGATCGCCCGCCGGGACCGGCACGGTGACCGGTTCCTGCGGATGCTGGCCTCACGCTCCTTCTACCGCGTGGTCAACTGGTGGATCGACGTACGCCTGCTGGACGGGGCGGGCGACTTCCGGCTGCTGTCCCGGCTCGCGGTCGACGCCGTGCTGGCCATGCCGGAGTACAACCGGTTCTCCAAGGGACTGTTCTCCTGGATCGGGTTCCGGACGGTCGTGGTCGCGCACCGCAACGAGACACGTCACGCCGGGCGGAGCCGGTGGACGTTCGGCAAGCTCTTCAACTACGCGTTCGACGGTCTCCTGTCGTTCAACAACCGGCCGCTGCGGCTGGCCATCTACGGCGGCCTGTTCCTCACCCTGATCGCACTGGGATACATGGCCTGGGTCGTCGCCGACGCCGTCGAGAAGGGCATCGACGTCCCCGGCTACACCACGATCATCGTCAGCGTGATCGGCCTCGGCGGGATCCAGATGATGATCCTCGGTGTCATCGGGGAGTACATCGGCCGGATCTACTACGAGACCAAACGCCGTCCCCACTACCTGATCCAGGAGACGGAGAAAGCGGGCGGGGAACGGGCGCCGACCCTGAGCCCGCGGCCATAG
- a CDS encoding PucR family transcriptional regulator, whose amino-acid sequence MSESARRSAPAGSRADDGWLADVAREASADAGGVPVELLGDYLRLLTDAAATGRRPRRRELDAVGALGRRAAEQGVSAGRAVRLYLSAARRLWRQLPQLDRSTDSETVRAAADAVLHVVDTAVATLAEGYAAARRELVRREETLRRELVDDLLRGDSDLGGLVERAEPFGLDLARVHQVALAAPGHRLPDTEAAISALERVIFDRLGDRDVLVATKEGLLVVIAPADAVPPDRGDGGPVADLGRLMHGELDRLVRGRPWQVAVGRPHPGLYGIARSYEEAREALTTARRLHADTSVIDAHDLLIYRVLLRDQAAMVDLVQAVLTPLSQARGGAEPLLDTLNEYFACGEVATEAARRLHVSVRTVTYRLDRIRALSGYHPADPRDRFTLHAAVLGARALDWPRRPLPA is encoded by the coding sequence ATGTCCGAGAGCGCCCGCCGATCGGCTCCGGCCGGGTCCCGCGCCGACGACGGGTGGCTGGCCGACGTGGCCCGCGAGGCCAGCGCCGATGCCGGCGGCGTACCGGTGGAGCTGCTCGGCGACTATCTACGGCTGCTGACGGACGCGGCGGCGACCGGCCGCCGGCCGCGCCGCCGCGAACTCGACGCCGTGGGGGCGCTCGGCCGGCGCGCCGCCGAGCAGGGCGTGTCCGCGGGCCGGGCCGTCCGCCTCTACCTGTCCGCGGCGCGGCGGCTCTGGCGGCAGTTGCCCCAGCTGGACCGTTCGACCGACAGCGAGACGGTCCGCGCGGCGGCGGACGCCGTGCTGCACGTGGTCGACACCGCGGTGGCCACCCTCGCCGAGGGCTACGCGGCGGCCCGCCGGGAGCTGGTTCGTCGCGAGGAGACGCTGCGCCGGGAACTCGTCGACGACCTGCTGCGTGGTGACTCCGACCTCGGCGGGCTGGTGGAGCGCGCCGAGCCGTTCGGGCTGGATCTGGCGCGGGTGCACCAGGTGGCGCTCGCGGCACCGGGTCATCGGCTGCCGGACACCGAGGCGGCGATCAGCGCGCTGGAGCGGGTCATCTTCGACCGGTTGGGCGACCGGGACGTGCTGGTGGCCACGAAGGAGGGCCTGCTCGTGGTGATCGCCCCGGCGGACGCGGTGCCGCCCGACCGTGGTGACGGCGGGCCGGTGGCCGATCTGGGGCGGTTGATGCACGGCGAGTTGGACCGTCTGGTGCGGGGCCGGCCGTGGCAGGTGGCGGTGGGCCGCCCGCACCCGGGCCTGTACGGCATCGCACGCTCCTACGAGGAGGCCCGTGAGGCGCTGACCACGGCGCGGCGCCTGCACGCCGACACATCGGTGATCGACGCCCACGACCTGCTCATCTACCGGGTCCTGCTGCGGGACCAGGCGGCCATGGTGGACCTCGTGCAGGCGGTGCTGACTCCGCTGAGCCAGGCCCGGGGCGGCGCCGAGCCGCTGCTGGACACCCTCAACGAGTACTTCGCGTGCGGCGAGGTCGCCACGGAGGCGGCCCGCCGCCTGCACGTGTCCGTGCGGACCGTCACGTATCGGCTGGACCGGATCCGGGCGCTGAGCGGCTACCACCCCGCCGATCCCCGGGACAGGTTCACCCTGCACGCCGCCGTGCTCGGCGCACGGGCGCTGGACTGGCCGCGCCGGCCGTTGCCGGCCTGA
- a CDS encoding ABC transporter substrate-binding protein → MTAFVALVAAAAMTACGGSGSGTDSGKDALEAPGAEVLEKATDKTTIEFWHGMKGANAAAIDKLVADFNAQSGGKVEVKAVFQGNYDETIAKYKASVQQKNTPALVQIYDIGSRFMVDSKQTVPMYKFIDKDKFNAGDIEPNIANYYSIDGKLQSMPFNTSTPLLYLNKEAFVKAGLDPTKPPQNLDEIGEMAKKLTVKDAGGKTVQYGFGAAIYGWLLEQLIATDGKEYCDNGNGRKGLATKVQFDQETGVRVAQWWADLVKGGYATNTGRKTDDAQAAFKAGTVAMHLESTGAMRGYIDAAKGKFTVLTAPYPKANSSATGGPIIGGASLWINGVGHSDKEKRAAWEFVKFASSPAQQAKWHTGTGYVPVNAKALDEQIDKDWVAQYPQFKTAVDQLHALPPSVASAGCLLGVMPQARKASEDGLEAAIVGSKPADQAMKDAAASVQPAIDSYNKSVG, encoded by the coding sequence ATGACGGCATTCGTCGCCCTGGTCGCCGCCGCCGCGATGACGGCGTGCGGTGGTTCCGGGTCCGGCACCGATTCCGGCAAGGACGCGCTCGAGGCGCCCGGCGCGGAGGTGCTCGAGAAGGCCACCGACAAGACCACCATCGAGTTCTGGCACGGCATGAAGGGCGCCAACGCCGCGGCGATCGACAAGCTGGTCGCCGACTTCAACGCCCAGAGCGGTGGCAAGGTCGAGGTCAAGGCCGTCTTCCAGGGCAACTACGACGAGACGATCGCGAAGTACAAGGCCTCGGTGCAGCAGAAGAACACCCCGGCGCTGGTGCAGATCTACGACATCGGCTCCCGCTTCATGGTCGACTCGAAGCAGACCGTGCCGATGTACAAGTTCATCGACAAGGACAAGTTCAACGCGGGCGACATCGAACCGAACATCGCCAACTACTACTCGATCGACGGCAAACTCCAGTCGATGCCGTTCAACACGTCGACCCCGCTGCTGTACCTGAACAAGGAGGCCTTCGTGAAGGCGGGCCTCGACCCGACGAAGCCGCCGCAGAACCTCGACGAGATCGGGGAGATGGCGAAGAAGCTGACGGTCAAGGACGCCGGCGGCAAGACCGTCCAGTACGGCTTCGGCGCCGCCATCTACGGCTGGCTGCTGGAGCAGCTCATCGCCACCGACGGCAAGGAGTACTGCGACAACGGCAACGGGCGTAAGGGTCTCGCCACGAAGGTGCAGTTCGACCAGGAGACCGGCGTGCGCGTCGCGCAGTGGTGGGCGGACCTCGTGAAGGGCGGCTACGCGACCAACACCGGCCGGAAGACCGACGACGCCCAGGCCGCCTTCAAGGCCGGCACGGTGGCGATGCACCTGGAGTCCACGGGGGCCATGCGGGGCTACATCGACGCGGCCAAGGGCAAGTTCACCGTGCTCACCGCGCCGTACCCGAAGGCGAACAGCTCGGCGACGGGCGGGCCGATCATCGGCGGCGCCTCGCTGTGGATCAACGGCGTCGGCCACAGCGACAAGGAGAAGCGGGCCGCCTGGGAGTTCGTGAAGTTCGCCTCGAGCCCGGCCCAGCAGGCCAAGTGGCACACCGGCACCGGGTACGTGCCGGTGAACGCCAAGGCGCTCGACGAGCAGATCGACAAGGACTGGGTGGCGCAGTACCCGCAGTTCAAGACCGCCGTGGACCAGCTGCACGCGCTGCCGCCGTCGGTCGCGTCGGCCGGCTGCCTGCTCGGCGTGATGCCGCAGGCCCGCAAGGCGTCCGAGGACGGCCTGGAGGCGGCGATCGTCGGCAGCAAGCCGGCCGACCAGGCCATGAAGGACGCCGCGGCGAGCGTGCAGCCCGCGATCGACAGCTACAACAAGTCGGTCGGCTGA
- a CDS encoding carbohydrate ABC transporter permease, which produces MPPPRTVSAPPGDRASTVTSTPATVRRRKAERFTETGLGWLLLLPSVVVFALFVFWPLGRTLYLSVHGNDLFGAPSVYVGAEHYREMLSAEFGKVLATTGLFTLFSVVPAVLGALFVVLLLEARIRGVRVLRTAFALPFAFSVATASVVFAVIYNPAIGVANGLLGSLGIDRVNWLTDPSIALPAVCAATVWMNFGYNVLVLSAGVAAISPEVVEAARLDGASGWRLASRITVPLLSPQLFFLVVVSTIHALQSFGQIHILTKGGPDQATTTLVYSIYEKAFAFGSSDFGSASAQAVVLLVVMLGCTAVQFGVLERRVHYR; this is translated from the coding sequence GTGCCTCCCCCTCGCACCGTCAGCGCTCCACCGGGCGACCGAGCCTCGACCGTAACGTCCACACCCGCCACCGTCCGGCGGCGGAAGGCGGAACGCTTCACCGAGACCGGTCTCGGGTGGCTGCTGCTGCTGCCGTCGGTCGTGGTCTTCGCGCTGTTCGTGTTCTGGCCGCTGGGGCGGACCCTCTACCTGTCGGTCCACGGCAACGACCTCTTCGGCGCCCCGTCGGTGTACGTCGGTGCGGAGCACTACCGGGAGATGCTGTCGGCCGAATTCGGCAAGGTGCTGGCCACCACGGGCCTGTTCACGCTGTTCTCCGTGGTGCCGGCCGTTCTGGGCGCGCTCTTCGTGGTGCTGCTGCTGGAGGCGCGCATCCGGGGCGTACGGGTGCTGCGCACCGCCTTCGCGCTGCCGTTCGCGTTCTCGGTGGCGACCGCGTCGGTGGTCTTCGCCGTCATCTACAACCCGGCGATCGGCGTGGCGAACGGCCTGCTCGGGTCCCTCGGGATCGACCGGGTCAACTGGCTCACCGATCCGTCGATCGCGCTGCCGGCCGTCTGCGCGGCGACGGTCTGGATGAACTTCGGGTACAACGTCCTCGTGCTCTCCGCGGGCGTCGCGGCGATCTCCCCCGAGGTGGTCGAGGCGGCGCGCCTGGACGGCGCGTCCGGCTGGCGGCTGGCGTCGCGGATCACCGTGCCGTTGCTCTCCCCGCAGCTGTTCTTCCTCGTCGTGGTGTCCACAATCCACGCGCTGCAGAGCTTCGGGCAGATCCACATCCTGACGAAGGGTGGCCCGGACCAGGCCACGACCACGCTGGTCTACTCGATCTACGAGAAGGCGTTCGCCTTCGGGTCCTCCGACTTCGGGTCGGCCAGCGCGCAGGCCGTCGTGCTGCTGGTCGTCATGCTCGGCTGCACGGCTGTCCAGTTCGGCGTCCTCGAACGGCGGGTCCACTACCGATGA
- a CDS encoding DUF6223 family protein, whose amino-acid sequence MSTRHLFAATAAAVVGGFGPATPAAAHASARSAAVDPYTMTTGRLVGSVAALVALAGVIVGALALARAARRIGNGTGRRGALVALGAGLAGMVTGGLVVAAAEGGPGTGYGIVGGFVALAIGLVAAVLGWLALARSRRTV is encoded by the coding sequence ATGTCCACCCGTCACCTGTTCGCCGCCACCGCTGCCGCCGTGGTCGGGGGGTTCGGGCCCGCCACACCGGCGGCCGCGCACGCCTCCGCCCGGTCGGCCGCCGTCGATCCCTACACCATGACCACCGGGCGGCTCGTGGGCAGCGTCGCCGCACTGGTGGCGCTGGCCGGCGTGATCGTCGGTGCCCTGGCTCTGGCCCGCGCCGCCCGCCGGATCGGCAACGGCACCGGCCGACGCGGCGCCCTCGTGGCCCTGGGGGCCGGGCTGGCCGGCATGGTCACGGGCGGGCTGGTGGTGGCCGCCGCCGAGGGTGGTCCCGGCACCGGCTACGGGATCGTCGGTGGTTTCGTGGCCCTGGCGATCGGCCTGGTCGCGGCGGTCCTCGGCTGGCTCGCCCTGGCCCGCTCCCGCCGCACCGTGTGA
- a CDS encoding YcxB family protein, with protein sequence MHIRFDVPADPAYPGRVAAALSSVRLRRFGYIGAVLAAVGVIGFAVSRGFSWGDRISPLCLTLVVAGLLSMLYAPWVRWRARRRSGRYAVEGAYDITDDNIMMRSGSESGGIAWDGVTQVRDTPEFWIVYVGRMPATVIPRHLMSAEDAETLRAYLAGRGLLRP encoded by the coding sequence GTGCACATCCGTTTCGACGTCCCGGCCGATCCCGCCTACCCGGGCCGCGTGGCCGCCGCGCTCAGCAGTGTCCGGCTGCGCAGGTTCGGCTACATCGGCGCGGTGCTGGCGGCGGTCGGGGTGATCGGCTTCGCCGTCTCGCGGGGCTTCTCGTGGGGCGACCGGATCTCGCCGCTGTGCCTGACGTTGGTCGTGGCCGGCCTGCTGTCGATGCTGTACGCCCCGTGGGTGCGGTGGCGCGCCCGCCGCCGCTCGGGTCGCTACGCGGTCGAGGGCGCCTACGACATCACCGACGACAACATCATGATGCGCAGCGGCTCGGAGTCCGGCGGCATCGCCTGGGACGGGGTCACCCAGGTGCGGGACACCCCGGAGTTCTGGATCGTGTACGTCGGGCGGATGCCGGCGACCGTGATCCCGCGCCACCTGATGTCCGCCGAGGACGCCGAGACGCTGCGCGCCTACCTGGCCGGACGTGGACTGCTCCGGCCCTGA
- a CDS encoding Na+/H+ antiporter, with protein MSPESLLLFVLAAVAVIVFARWLASRTGLPSAALLTLIGILYALLPGPNITLDPHIVLTIVLPPLLYSAALDSSLLAIRRNLRIVVSLSVVLVLVTAVAIGLGFHLFVAGATLAAGVAVGAAVAPPDPVAALAVGRRVNLPPKLVTIIQGEGLLNDATALTILSVAVTAAVSGTFSFPAAAAQFVLAAAGGIVVGAAVAWGVRLARPLTRDPLLSNAISLATPFVAFLLGEELHVSGVLAVVVAGLIVGHHTPRLASGASRLQTSAVWRLVDFLLEGFVFLLIGQQLPQVVKGLRQYDTATIVIAVAVSVGVVLLLRPLWLVLNQLLPRWMHTRLGGASEYEDDTPGSARRAASEARNARRLTGREVVALSWSGTRGVITLAAIFTLPLVTDSGAPFPDRDLLLFCAFVVVLVTLVGQGLTFAPLVRALGLRADEADQVRVRNEARSASVEAALARLAEVAAEEPEHADAVESMRAQLNGRLARYRGRLDLLQAAELPGVPVSPQYEAALRIRRAAIDAQREELLRWRDAGQLPDEGLRVLERELDLEELRLPTRTP; from the coding sequence GTGAGCCCCGAGAGCCTGTTGTTGTTCGTCCTGGCGGCCGTCGCGGTCATCGTCTTCGCGCGGTGGCTGGCTTCGCGTACCGGGCTGCCCTCGGCGGCGCTCCTGACGCTGATCGGGATCCTCTACGCGCTCCTCCCGGGACCGAACATCACGCTGGACCCGCACATCGTGCTGACCATCGTCCTGCCACCGTTGCTCTACAGCGCGGCGCTCGACTCGTCGCTGCTGGCGATCCGCAGGAACCTGCGCATCGTGGTCAGCCTGTCGGTGGTCCTGGTGCTCGTGACCGCGGTGGCCATCGGGTTGGGGTTCCACCTGTTCGTCGCCGGGGCGACCCTGGCCGCGGGTGTCGCGGTCGGCGCGGCCGTCGCGCCGCCCGACCCGGTGGCGGCGCTCGCGGTGGGCCGGCGGGTGAATCTTCCACCGAAGCTGGTCACCATCATCCAGGGTGAGGGGCTGCTCAACGACGCCACCGCCTTGACGATCCTCAGCGTGGCGGTGACCGCGGCCGTCAGCGGCACCTTCTCCTTCCCCGCGGCCGCCGCACAGTTCGTTCTCGCGGCGGCCGGCGGGATCGTGGTGGGTGCCGCGGTCGCCTGGGGTGTGCGCCTGGCCCGGCCGCTGACCAGGGATCCGTTGCTGTCCAATGCGATCTCGCTCGCCACCCCCTTCGTGGCGTTCCTGCTCGGCGAGGAGTTGCACGTCTCCGGCGTCCTCGCGGTGGTGGTGGCCGGGCTGATCGTCGGGCACCACACGCCCCGGCTCGCGTCCGGCGCCAGCCGGCTCCAGACCAGTGCGGTGTGGCGGCTGGTCGACTTCCTCCTCGAGGGGTTCGTCTTCCTCCTGATCGGCCAGCAGTTGCCCCAGGTCGTGAAGGGGCTGCGGCAGTACGACACCGCCACGATCGTCATCGCCGTGGCGGTGTCGGTCGGCGTGGTCCTGCTCCTGCGCCCGTTGTGGCTGGTCCTGAACCAGCTGCTGCCGCGCTGGATGCACACCCGCCTCGGCGGCGCCTCCGAGTACGAAGACGACACCCCCGGCTCCGCCCGCCGGGCCGCCTCGGAGGCGCGCAACGCCCGGCGGCTGACCGGTCGCGAGGTCGTCGCGCTCAGCTGGTCCGGCACCCGCGGGGTCATCACCCTCGCCGCGATCTTCACCCTGCCGCTCGTGACCGACAGCGGAGCGCCGTTCCCGGACCGGGACCTCCTGTTGTTCTGCGCCTTCGTGGTCGTGCTCGTGACGCTGGTCGGTCAGGGGCTCACCTTCGCGCCGCTGGTGCGGGCGTTGGGTCTGCGCGCCGACGAGGCGGATCAGGTCCGGGTCCGGAACGAGGCCCGGTCGGCGTCGGTCGAGGCCGCTCTGGCCCGGCTTGCGGAGGTCGCCGCCGAGGAACCGGAACACGCCGACGCCGTCGAGTCGATGCGTGCGCAACTGAACGGCCGGCTGGCCCGCTACCGCGGCCGCCTCGACCTGCTCCAGGCGGCCGAACTGCCCGGGGTGCCGGTCTCACCGCAGTACGAGGCGGCGTTGCGCATCCGCCGGGCCGCGATCGACGCCCAGCGCGAAGAGCTGTTGCGGTGGCGGGACGCCGGCCAGCTGCCGGATGAGGGGTTGCGCGTCCTCGAGCGCGAACTGGACCTCGAAGAGCTCCGCCTGCCCACCCGGACACCGTGA
- a CDS encoding carbohydrate ABC transporter permease, which translates to MKKFSLGRLAVYVVLGLAAIPVLFPIYYGFVGAVMGPGDLATYPPALVPHELHWQNISDVFRSVSLGRFYVNSAVQAGAITVAQVVTSILAAYAFAFLRLPAKAATFGLFLATLMVPWEAIIIPNYLAISGWGLARGGLTYLGLVLPFLASAFGTFLLRQAFLQFPTELRDAAVIDGCGHWRLLWRVIVPLSKPSIAAVGVYVFLSAWNQYFWPLILIRDSNFQTLQIGISQLNDAEVAQPGLVLAGVALSLLPTLAVVLFGQRYIVRGLTAGALR; encoded by the coding sequence ATGAAGAAGTTCAGCCTCGGGCGGCTCGCCGTCTACGTCGTGCTCGGCCTGGCCGCGATCCCGGTCCTGTTCCCCATCTACTACGGTTTCGTCGGTGCCGTGATGGGCCCCGGTGACCTGGCGACCTACCCGCCCGCGCTGGTGCCGCACGAGCTTCACTGGCAGAACATCAGCGACGTCTTCCGCTCGGTGTCCCTCGGTCGCTTCTACGTCAACTCGGCCGTCCAGGCCGGGGCCATCACGGTGGCCCAGGTCGTCACCAGCATCCTGGCCGCGTACGCCTTCGCGTTCCTTCGCCTGCCGGCGAAGGCGGCGACATTCGGCCTGTTCCTCGCCACCCTCATGGTGCCCTGGGAAGCGATCATCATTCCCAACTACCTGGCCATCTCCGGCTGGGGCCTGGCGCGGGGTGGCTTGACGTACCTCGGTCTCGTGCTGCCCTTCCTGGCGTCGGCCTTCGGCACGTTCCTGCTGCGTCAGGCCTTCCTCCAGTTCCCGACCGAGTTGCGGGACGCCGCGGTGATCGACGGATGCGGCCACTGGCGCCTGCTGTGGCGGGTCATCGTGCCCCTGTCCAAGCCGTCGATCGCGGCGGTCGGGGTGTACGTCTTCCTCTCGGCGTGGAACCAGTACTTCTGGCCGCTGATCCTGATCCGTGACTCCAACTTTCAGACCCTGCAGATCGGCATCTCGCAGCTCAACGACGCCGAGGTGGCGCAGCCGGGCCTGGTCCTCGCCGGCGTCGCGCTGTCGCTGCTCCCCACGCTGGCCGTCGTGCTCTTCGGCCAGCGCTACATCGTCCGCGGCCTCACGGCCGGCGCGCTGCGTTAA
- a CDS encoding histidine kinase, which translates to MGRGRIGVGDWAIAAGVAAILLVTGLSGQHSPTGSDLLGYALLTAGGLALAARRRAPVPVLAVTGLCAVGHQAVGFDVPAVAYLFAVYGAVRAGHRAVTVAASVLMLAALPVAAMVSGLHDTGEAFAQARGALELAWLIAAGAAGEALRQAERRADEAERTREETARRRADEERLHIARELHDSLTHQISVIKVQAEVAVHLAQKRGEQVPEALLAIREAGREAARELRATLEALRDDDKNPPHGLAQVPDLVQRARTTGLDAKLTIEGRRNDLPAAVDRTAYRIVQESLTNVARHAAAGTAWVRIDYRPDSLLIQVDDDGGTTSDTAPVPGVGLLGMHERVTALGGHLTAAPRREGGFSVQAELPVDQLS; encoded by the coding sequence ATGGGCAGGGGACGGATCGGTGTCGGCGACTGGGCGATCGCCGCTGGTGTGGCGGCGATCCTGCTGGTCACCGGGCTGTCCGGGCAGCACTCCCCCACCGGCTCCGACCTGCTCGGGTACGCGCTGCTGACGGCCGGCGGCCTGGCGCTGGCCGCACGCCGCCGCGCTCCGGTCCCCGTCCTGGCCGTCACCGGGCTGTGCGCGGTGGGTCACCAGGCGGTCGGCTTCGACGTGCCGGCGGTCGCGTACCTGTTCGCCGTGTACGGCGCCGTGCGGGCGGGACACCGGGCCGTCACGGTGGCGGCGAGCGTGCTCATGTTGGCCGCGCTCCCCGTCGCGGCGATGGTCTCGGGCCTGCACGACACGGGCGAGGCGTTCGCGCAGGCCCGCGGCGCCCTGGAACTGGCCTGGCTGATCGCCGCCGGGGCGGCGGGTGAGGCGCTGCGACAGGCCGAGCGCCGGGCGGACGAGGCCGAGCGCACGCGCGAGGAGACCGCGCGGCGCCGGGCCGACGAGGAGCGGCTGCACATCGCGCGGGAGCTGCACGATTCGCTCACCCACCAGATCTCCGTCATCAAGGTGCAGGCCGAGGTCGCGGTCCACCTGGCGCAGAAGCGGGGGGAACAGGTGCCGGAGGCCCTGCTGGCGATCCGGGAGGCCGGTCGTGAGGCGGCGCGGGAACTGCGCGCGACCCTGGAGGCGCTGCGCGACGACGACAAGAACCCGCCGCATGGGCTCGCCCAGGTTCCGGACCTGGTGCAACGGGCCCGCACGACCGGCCTGGACGCGAAGCTGACGATCGAGGGACGCCGCAACGACCTGCCGGCCGCCGTGGACCGGACCGCGTACCGGATCGTCCAGGAGTCGCTGACCAACGTCGCGCGTCACGCCGCCGCCGGCACCGCCTGGGTCCGGATCGACTACCGGCCCGACTCCCTGCTCATCCAGGTGGACGACGACGGCGGGACCACGTCGGACACTGCGCCCGTGCCCGGCGTCGGGCTGCTCGGGATGCACGAACGGGTCACCGCCCTCGGCGGTCACCTGACGGCGGCGCCCCGCCGCGAGGGCGGCTTCAGCGTGCAGGCCGAGCTTCCCGTGGACCAGCTCTCATGA
- a CDS encoding response regulator — translation MIRVLLADDQPLIRSGFRALLDIEDDIEVVAEAADGSEAVALAREHLPDIALVDIQMPVVDGIEATRRIAADPALAGVHVVILTNYGLDEYVFHALRAGAAGFLVKDIQPEDFLHAVRVAARGDALLAPSITRRLIDRFVTQPLHTGAGADLDELTNREREAVALLAQGLSNDQIADRMVISPMTAKTHINRAMAKLHARDRAQLVVLAYEAGLVAPRNS, via the coding sequence ATGATCCGTGTCCTGCTGGCCGACGACCAGCCGCTCATCCGCAGCGGATTCCGCGCGCTCCTCGACATCGAGGACGACATCGAGGTGGTGGCCGAGGCCGCCGACGGCAGCGAGGCCGTGGCGCTGGCCCGGGAACACCTCCCCGACATCGCGCTCGTCGACATCCAGATGCCGGTCGTCGACGGCATCGAGGCGACCCGGCGCATCGCCGCGGATCCGGCCCTGGCCGGCGTGCACGTCGTCATCCTGACCAACTACGGACTGGACGAGTACGTCTTCCACGCGCTGCGCGCGGGCGCGGCCGGATTCCTCGTCAAGGACATCCAGCCGGAGGACTTCCTGCACGCCGTACGCGTCGCCGCCCGCGGCGACGCCCTGCTGGCGCCGTCGATCACCCGCAGGCTGATCGACCGGTTCGTCACCCAGCCACTGCACACCGGCGCCGGCGCGGACCTGGACGAGCTGACCAACCGGGAACGCGAGGCCGTCGCCCTGCTCGCTCAGGGCCTGTCCAACGATCAGATCGCGGACCGCATGGTGATCAGCCCGATGACCGCGAAGACCCACATCAACCGAGCCATGGCGAAGCTCCACGCCCGCGACCGCGCCCAGCTCGTGGTCCTCGCCTACGAAGCAGGCCTGGTGGCGCCCCGCAACTCCTGA